The following coding sequences are from one Virgibacillus necropolis window:
- a CDS encoding hydroxymethylglutaryl-CoA lyase, whose protein sequence is MNFPKNVSIKEVGPRDGLQNESEMVPTDAKIEWINMLSDSGTSYIEISSFVHPDWIPQLKDATEVAKKIKRNPNVTYAALVPNNTGLERALEVNIDEVCLFLSASQTHNKKNINKTIEETYPILESVSTESKRANKAIRGYVSTVFGCPYEGEIDTNKVIMICDNLYTMGVDEISIGDTIGVANPAQVARVLEQLLRYFPKEKLAMHFHNTRGTALANVLVAMNYGITKFDSAVGGLGGCPYAKGASGNLATDDLLYMLHRMGIITGIDENNIIDAALYIENYVKNLSSHQMKILKSER, encoded by the coding sequence TTGAACTTTCCAAAAAATGTATCCATAAAAGAGGTAGGTCCAAGAGATGGCCTACAGAATGAATCGGAAATGGTACCAACTGATGCAAAGATTGAATGGATCAACATGCTTTCGGATTCTGGTACATCCTATATCGAAATTTCATCATTTGTACATCCGGACTGGATACCACAGTTGAAGGACGCAACAGAGGTAGCAAAAAAAATAAAGCGTAATCCCAATGTTACTTATGCAGCTTTAGTCCCTAACAATACGGGGCTAGAGCGTGCTCTAGAAGTCAATATTGATGAGGTTTGTTTGTTTTTATCAGCTAGTCAAACGCATAACAAAAAAAATATTAATAAAACAATAGAAGAAACCTACCCAATTTTAGAAAGCGTTTCCACAGAGTCTAAAAGAGCAAATAAAGCGATTAGAGGGTATGTTTCAACGGTTTTTGGTTGTCCCTACGAAGGTGAAATTGATACAAATAAGGTTATCATGATTTGCGATAACCTGTATACAATGGGTGTCGATGAAATATCAATAGGTGACACAATCGGTGTAGCTAATCCCGCGCAGGTTGCTAGAGTACTAGAACAGCTATTACGTTATTTTCCAAAGGAAAAATTGGCTATGCATTTTCACAACACAAGGGGAACAGCTCTAGCAAATGTTCTTGTTGCAATGAACTATGGAATTACCAAGTTTGATAGTGCGGTTGGCGGACTCGGTGGATGCCCATATGCTAAGGGCGCTTCAGGAAATTTAGCTACTGATGATCTATTGTATATGCTTCATCGAATGGGGATAATTACAGGAATTGATGAAAATAACATCATTGATGCAGCATTATATA
- a CDS encoding acetyl-CoA carboxylase biotin carboxyl carrier protein subunit: MEEVKASMAGSVWKITVAEGDKITEDQDVVILESMKMEIPIASESAGTVKEIKVAEGDFVNEGDTIAVIE; the protein is encoded by the coding sequence ATGGAAGAAGTAAAAGCATCGATGGCAGGAAGCGTATGGAAAATTACAGTAGCTGAAGGTGACAAAATCACTGAAGATCAGGATGTCGTTATTCTAGAATCTATGAAAATGGAAATTCCAATTGCAAGTGAAAGCGCTGGAACTGTAAAAGAAATTAAAGTCGCAGAAGGTGACTTTGTCAATGAAGGAGATACTATTGCAGTTATTGAATAG
- the accC gene encoding acetyl-CoA carboxylase biotin carboxylase subunit, with translation MIKKILIANRGEIAARIIRTCKKLSIQTVAVYSEADQKAPFVEMADESFLLGPPRVNESYLNVDKIISIAKKTKVDAIHPGYGFLSENGQFVEKCDTAGIIFIGPKGDVMEKMGSKIEARNAMKAAGVPVVPGTDGVVASVDDALVIAQEIGYPIMLKASAGGGGIGMQVVQSDEELSKAFESNSKRAQSFFGDGSMFMEKKLENARHIEIQLLADKHGNAIHLFERDCSIQRRNQKVVEEAPSHFLSSETREKMGKAATDAVKAIGYTNAGTIEFLVDMDENFYFLEMNTRIQVEHPVTEEITGLDIVEEQINIANGRALTFKQDDLLIDGHSIEVRIYAEDPVTFFPSPGHITTFKAPSGENVRNELAVTSDFDVTPFYDPMIGKLIVKADTRDQAISAMKSALSEYQVDGIKTNIPMLREIMNMEAFTEARATTAFVNEHYLPMMKKKTN, from the coding sequence ATGATTAAAAAGATTTTAATTGCTAATCGTGGAGAAATTGCTGCACGTATTATACGAACGTGTAAAAAATTGAGCATTCAAACTGTTGCAGTGTACTCAGAAGCAGATCAAAAGGCGCCATTTGTTGAAATGGCTGATGAGAGTTTCTTACTTGGACCTCCGCGAGTGAATGAAAGTTATTTAAATGTGGACAAAATTATAAGTATCGCTAAAAAAACAAAAGTAGACGCTATTCATCCAGGCTATGGTTTCTTAAGTGAAAACGGCCAATTTGTTGAAAAATGTGATACAGCCGGAATCATTTTCATTGGACCAAAAGGCGATGTCATGGAAAAAATGGGTAGTAAGATTGAAGCCAGAAATGCAATGAAAGCTGCTGGTGTACCTGTAGTTCCAGGTACAGATGGTGTTGTAGCGTCTGTTGATGATGCCCTTGTAATTGCTCAGGAAATTGGTTATCCAATTATGCTTAAGGCATCAGCAGGTGGTGGCGGAATTGGTATGCAGGTTGTACAATCTGACGAGGAATTATCGAAAGCATTTGAAAGTAATTCAAAACGGGCACAATCATTTTTTGGTGATGGTTCCATGTTTATGGAAAAGAAGCTTGAAAATGCTCGCCATATTGAAATTCAATTATTAGCGGATAAGCACGGTAATGCCATTCACTTATTTGAACGTGACTGTTCTATCCAACGAAGAAATCAAAAAGTTGTTGAAGAAGCTCCTTCGCATTTCCTATCAAGTGAGACACGTGAAAAAATGGGGAAAGCAGCTACCGATGCTGTAAAAGCTATTGGTTATACAAACGCAGGTACAATTGAATTTTTAGTTGACATGGATGAAAACTTTTATTTTCTTGAAATGAATACACGTATTCAAGTGGAGCACCCTGTAACAGAAGAAATTACTGGACTCGATATTGTGGAAGAACAAATTAATATCGCGAATGGCAGGGCGTTGACATTCAAGCAAGATGACTTATTGATTGATGGTCATTCTATAGAAGTCAGGATATACGCCGAAGATCCAGTGACATTTTTCCCTTCACCAGGGCATATTACAACATTCAAAGCTCCATCAGGAGAAAATGTTCGTAATGAATTAGCTGTTACAAGCGATTTTGATGTTACACCTTTTTACGACCCAATGATTGGGAAATTAATTGTTAAGGCTGATACAAGAGATCAAGCGATTTCAGCAATGAAAAGTGCTTTATCTGAATATCAGGTTGATGGAATCAAAACAAATATTCCGATGCTAAGAGAAATTATGAATATGGAAGCATTTACCGAAGCAAGGGCTACGACAGCTTTCGTAAACGAACACTATTTACCAATGATGAAAAAAAAGACAAACTAA